A window of Caldivirga sp. contains these coding sequences:
- a CDS encoding ATP-binding cassette domain-containing protein, whose protein sequence is MLLDVKGVSLNYVTTRGIVKALGGVSFSVNEGETVAIVGETGSGKSTLAKVITRSWEENARVTGGEVIFEGVDILKLSEEEFRRNYRWVKVAMVPQGSMNSL, encoded by the coding sequence GTGCTTCTTGATGTTAAGGGTGTTAGCCTAAACTACGTGACCACTAGGGGTATTGTTAAGGCACTTGGGGGTGTTAGTTTTAGTGTTAATGAGGGTGAGACAGTAGCCATAGTTGGTGAGACAGGTAGCGGTAAGTCAACGTTAGCTAAGGTGATAACTAGGTCATGGGAGGAGAACGCCAGGGTGACTGGTGGTGAGGTTATTTTCGAGGGTGTTGATATACTTAAGCTTAGTGAGGAGGAGTTTAGGAGGAATTACAGGTGGGTTAAGGTAGCCATGGTTCCTCAAGGCTCCATGAACTCCCTT